GATTGTATCCCTTTTCAGATCTATCTTGTCTTGGCTAACAGAATAAAAACTACCTTTCTTGTTATGATACTCAGCTAGATATTCTTGCTCTATCTGACCAGGCGTAGGAGTCATCAAAGCCTTCGTACCAATAACAGCTAAATCCAAAATCGTGGAATAACCACTACGTGAAACAACAAGCTTAGCACGATTCAAAAAATCTTCACGTTTATCTTTTGTCAAAAAAGAATAAATCTCAACGTTTTTACCAACATCATTATCCTTTTTCTCGGTTTTACCAAGTGTTACAACAATTTTTCCATCCAGCTGATTTATTTGTGACAAAAGCTTTTTTTCCAACAGGGTTCTCTGTGGCTCAGGACCAGATATAGAAATAAGATAATCAATATCCTTTTTCACATCGGTTTTTTTGAAATCAGAGAGTACACCAACATAATGTAATTTATCCTCATCTATCTTTTTAAGGTTATGCGACAAATCACCCGAGAGGTTATCATCTTTGTAGTCAGGTACAATAACACCACAGTATCTTCTAAAAAAGAATAAATTAAAAATCTCGCTACCTGACTCCAGCATTTTAATACGAAGAGGATTCATTATTCTCATCTGATGAGATATAAAAAAAGACGGGATTTTCCTACTATAAATCTCATAACGTGCATCAGATATAATACGATCACATTTTCTAGTCTCCAACATCTTGGTGAGTTGTCTCAGACCTTTTCTCATCCCACTAATAAACTTAGGCCAATAAATCATGCTCTTTGCCATGAACTGCCGTGCATTCTCAGAGAGTAGCATCGGGTAATCTGGCATGTCAATATATTCTATGTCTTCCCCGAGTTCCTTTTTTAGCAACTCAAGAGACCTACCACTGGATATGATTGTCAAATCGTTATCCTCATCAATCAGTTTACGGATAACCGGTAAGGATCTCGTTGCATGACCAAGACCCCAGGAACAGACTCCATAAATTATTTTCATCTAGTTTGCTGTATTCTGTTTTCCTCATATATACCTAACTAGTTGATAGCATCTTTTATATTCGATATTCCATACAGTTTTAGTGAGGTCTTATGGGCTTCAAAGAAAAACTATTGAATATTGTTCATGAGAATGATAGCTTGGTCTGTGTTGGTCTTGACATTGATCAAGAAAAAATGCCAAAGTTTCTTTTTGATACAAGTAAGGATCCTTTTTTTGATTTCAACAAATCAATAATTGATGAGACCAAAGACCTTGTTTGTGCTTACAAACTAAATATGGCTTTCTACGAAATCCTAGGTTTAGAGGGTTTTAAACTTCTTGAGAAAACAGTGAAACATATACCTAGAAACGTTGTTGTTATACTTGATGGAAAAAGAAATGATATAGGTAACACAGCTAAGAAATATGCTAAGTCTCTTTTTGAAACCTATAAAGCAGATGCTGTAACTGTAAACCCATATCTTGGGATAGATGGTGTTAAACCATTTTTAGAATACAAAGATAAATGCAGTTTTATTTTGTGCAGAACATCCAATCCATCTGCTGTTGACTTCCAAGATCTTAAAACCCAGGGTAAACCTTTGTATCAGATGGTTGCTGAGAAGATAAAAGAATGGAATAAAATTGGATATTGCGGCGCGGTTGTTGGTGCAACGTATCAAGATGAACTAAAGATTATACGTGGTATACTCGGTGATAATATACCTCTGCTTATACCAGGTATAGGTAAACAAGGTGGGGATGTAGAGAAAACAGTCAGATACGGTGCAAACAGAGACGGCGAGATGGCAGTTATCAACTCGTCTAGGGAAATAATTTTTGCTGGGGATAAAGAAGATTTTGCAGAAAAATCAAGGGATAGAGCATCTTCTCTTAGAAAGGAAATCAACAAATATCGTTAAATCATCCCACCAAAACCTTAATTACCAACTTTTTTTATAGCAATATTTGCCTTGATTCGAAGAGTTCCATGATAAAGTGATTGGAACAGCAAGTTCAAGGCGACAAGAAATCTATACCAATTTGGGTCCCTCTTTGATCATTCAGACGTGACGTCAAGAGATGAATAAGAGGACAACCTTGGTATCGTACATATGTCGCGAATTTGCTTACATATCTTGTCCATCTGCTGCATACTAATGGGGGATATGTGGCAACACCCAACAGCCTGTATAATGTGAGGTTTGTTGGGTGACAGCGACAAAATTGTTTCCATAAGTTAATTTTATGTAATAAATTATATATACTCTATCTTATATGATAAACAATTTCTCTTTGAAAAAATCTCCAAAAAGGAGTAATACAAAATGGGGGAATACCACTTCAAAGGAGGAGCATTAAAAAATAACTCTCTCAATATTCATCATATATCAAAAAGGATTATTTGTATCCTAGTGGTATTAATTTTATTTTCAACAATTTTTTCATCAACGGTATTCGCAGAGAAACCGGTGGATAAAATAAAAGAAAAAGTCACAGAGATAATAGGTAAAATCTCTGATAAAGCTAAGGAGTTGGTTCAAGAAATTACTGATAGAGGATCAGATAACCCTCTCATGGGTAGTGTTTTTAGAGAAATGTCTCTGTTTAAACGTGAGTCTATTCTGTCTCTTGTTACTAACTATAATGGTACCGTTAAGTCTACGCGTTTTAGATTGTTTTTACCTACTGTGTTGGATGTGGATGGTGATGGTAAGAAGGATGTTCGCGTCTGGGTTTTCCGTAGGCCTGGTGTTGATTTTAGTCCGCCTGCTGTTTGTCTTAAGACGACTTTAGTGGTTCGTCGTCTTAATGATGATATTAAGAGTGGTCCTTTTGAGATATATCTGGAGTATAAACCGAAGATTATATCAAAAATTGTTGGTGGTGCACTCGATCGTATTAGAATAGGTTATCAGACCCCTATGGGTGCAGAGATACCTGATTTTTTAAAGTTGACACACACATACGTTCCACGTTTAATATACCCGCGGCTGAAACCTATGCATAAGCTGATGATGGACCCTGGCTCAGCAGCTGGCAAAACAGATTTGAATCTATTATTCTCAGTTGCTGACATGAATGGTGATAATGTATCATCACAGCAAATGTTTAACATAAACTATAACCCTGTTGTTAAAACACAGGTATCTTTCGGCAGACTGAAAAAACATTTAGGTTTCGATCTGGAAATAAGCTCTTCAAATGAATCAAAAACTACGATTTTTTATACAAAAGAAGAAACAGGTAACAACATGGATATTGGTCTAGTAATAGACAAATTATCAAGTTTTAATTTCCTGTTAGATTTAATCAAATCTTCAAAAGGTAATAGCACAATTGAGTATGAACGCCTTAGTTCAAACAAGGTTAATGTTACTCTTTTCAAGAAAAATTCTGATAACTTCTATTTCTACATAAAACCCCTGCCAAAACAAATAGTCGCTACTTTCCTCCCAGAATCAGTTGGTTGGATGAACATTGATACCTTTGGTGAATATGTAAATGAAATAGGTTTTTGCAATGATCTAGTAGATCCATCTTGGAGGCTTTATTTCTCGGATTTACCCTCTGTAGCAAAACTCAATTGGACTCTATCAAAAAAGAAGAGTTTAGAGGCTGGTAGCCTAAAAATGTATGGTGATACAAACTGCTCCGTGCACCTAAACGCGTCGTTGAACGACATCTTGAGCACAAATTCAAATGCAGATGTAAAAATAGATGTTTTCGCTCAAAACAATATTGACATGTCGTTTTCATGGGATTTCGAAAAACAGTATCTTCAACTAGATCAAAGTAAAACAGATCTGAACCTGTCTTTATCAATACATGATGATAAAGGTAACACATTTGATGGCTCTTGTACCATAAAAAACCTAAGCAGTGGTCCTTTCACAGTTTTTTATGACGAGTTATCAGACGAAAAAGTGAATTTATCCTTCTCTGGCAAATCGTTTGATGTCTATAATTTACATGCAGAAACAAACCTGGAAAAGTTTGGTAACTTCACAGTGATCACAGGCCATATCCTAAAGAATAAAAATGGGAACCTAAACATTAGCATGTATGCAACAAAAAACGGTTCATATATAGACTGCAACTGCACCTTTATAGTAACTGGTGGAATAGAAATATATGATTTACTTTTAGGTTACAATGGCGTCTGGCACAATAGATCCTATATAATCGTGGATGACAACGACATTTTATACTTCCAATTCGGTGGAACATTCGACGTTGTTTTCAACATCGCCGACGACCTATCATGGGGATATATAGCCTTACGTGGCAGCGTCTACATTGATGTGGATTTCAAATTCATTTCAAACAAAACATCAGGAATCATAAAAGGAAAGATACATTTCAACTCAAACGGTGGGCTGTTTAATATCTCATGGGTCACTGTCTCTGGCGAGAGGCAATTTACCTTTGATGGCAGCGCCATAGTTAGCCTATCAAATTTCATTTTTAAACTCGGCGATATCATAAATATCTCCATTCCAGTGCTCTCAGGTAAACTCAAGCTGGAGAATGTGTCAAAAGTAAACGGTGCATTTAAGCTTGAATTCCAAGGCAAAGGCTCACTCTATCTGATCACATCTTTTAAATCCTCAAATAACTCCAACCAGTCAGATGTACAACTCAATGTTTCAATTGATGCATATATCAAAACCGGTGAAACACCTGGTGTCATCGCTGTTTCATGGGATAACTACAATGTTACAAGCTTTGAAACTGATTTAAGAAACAGTGGAGTTCTCACCATAAATGATTTAGACATCAAAAAAACAGTTGATGGCAACAAAACAGTAAAAATTGAAAACCTGAGTGCTAAACTATCTGGTTACCTTCACATAGATATTACCCACACAAATACTGCTAGAAACACGTTTGTCGCTGTCTCAGAGGATGCAGATATAGATATCCACATAGGCTGTTTTAACACCAGCTACCTGTTAAACAACAGTATTCAATGGTTGGATTTAGGCTCAATAAACATTTCCATCAACTCAACTGGTAGAACAGTTTTTTCTCTCCTAAATTTCACAAACGAAAGCTTCATCGAACCAATATATGCCCAGGAGCTTAACTGGTATAATCTAACAATGAGTATAAACGCAAATAATAGCATATTCATCCTAAGGGATTTTTACATAGAACACTTTGCAAATTATAGTACAATCATCCTAAGAAACTTCAGCGTTGCAGATGGATACTCTAAGATAAAATTCTCAGCCGCCCTTAATCTATCATTCATGGTTGCACGTTTCGCCAACCTATTTTTCAACAACAGCCAGAACATCAATATTTTACTTGACAATTTTTCTTTAAACGTGGTTCTCGCTGATTTCCCACCCGTGCCTACCACTATTTACTCAGGGAAACTTACTGGTGGCATACTCGACATTAGAAGCAGATTTTTTGGCATCGCAGCTGTAGAAATAACTAACGGTAGCGCCATAGACCATCTAGGCATAGACATTATACCATTCCAGGGAACACCAAGTTTTCATTTCAACACCTATATCTGCGCGCCTGTTGATTATCTCTTTTTTGAGGTAAACGACATGGAAATTGAAAAAGAGTACATACTAATAGATACACACAACACTAGCACAAAAATGAACCTGACATTTTTAGTCCCCACACAACAAACCCTTCCAGGTTCTAAAATCTTTAACACCGCAGGGTTCCGCATCGATAACGTAACAATACAAGCTGACAAATTCATTGTAAACACACCAAACCTTTTCTCATATCCAGAAAACGCTAGCATCTATGATTTCAGCGTATCAGGGTATATACACCTAGAGGGCGGGGGCAACATATGGTTTTTAGTAAACGGTGTATGGCACCCGCTATACCAATACAATGGTTCCTTAACTGTTACACCAGGTCATCTAAAACTTGAGATAGATGGTGATATGTCAGTCGACCGAATAATACCCTTATCAGATAACAGTATACTTACAGTCAAAGGCAATTTCACCGCAGACAACTGCATATTTGAAATCTGGTGGGAGAGAACCATTGACAATAGCATACCAGATATGATAAAAATCGAATTCAACGGAGATATAAACATAAAAGGATTTTTGTTCAAAGTTGAATACAACGATAAAAATGGTTTAGACAAAATCGCTGTTTCATGGCAGGAACTCGATGTTCTAGGACCAGCATATTTTAACATTAGCTCAAAAAACGAGCCATCATTCAACATAAACTGCTCAGCCAAGTCATTTGATTTGACAAACTTTGAGTTTACCAACATCAATAAAACAATGCAGCTTGGCTCAACTAGTTTTTCAGGTGAGTTCTCGATTTCAACTTTACCTGAGCATACCAACTCTTTCTACTATATAGGTTTCTGTGTTGAAAAAATAAATGGGGTTTTTGAGATAGAAAATATAACTATGCCATCTTATTCATTAGATAAAATTGATAGGTTCTATTTCGATGGGTATGGTGATATAAGTTTTGAGAACTGGGTGGATTTAAACGACTATGATACACATGTTGTTGTGGAAATACAAAACAGCCTAAATATTAATTGTTTTGAGGTAGACTTTGATAACGGTGCATCGTTCAAGATAGAGCATTTAAGCTCAGGAGCTGGGTACATAACCTCTGGTTACATCCATGCAGCTTGGAACATTTATCTTGATGCAGATGGCATGGTTTTCCTTGACAGCGGACCTGAAAACAATCCTATTTCTTTTCATAACCTAAGATTCTCTTATAATAGACCTCGTCAGCTTGGTTGGGGTATACGCCTAAGATTCCCAAATCATTATTTTGATGCTGACCTGTGGTGCATACAATGGGATCCTCTATGGTACAACCCAAACACAGGTGTGTTTATAATCAGACCACTTTCCATACATATAGATGGCGTGATTCAAATTGGTAGAGTTGACCTTGAGATATATGATGGTAACTATTGGTATTATCTTGGTAGATGGCCGATTCTACCATAAAAAAAATTTGGGAGAAGATGATAAATATGAAAATAAATAAGATGAAAAAAACAGTTGCTCTTATCATGATATTAGGATTTTTTGTGGCTACAATAGCTTCAGCTAATGCTGGTGTATATGGTAACAGGCCGCCTAATAATCCACAGACGCCAGAGGGGCCAACAGGTGGTGGCATGATATTTAACCGTGTTGTTGCTGGAAACAGCTACACCTATACTACAATTACAAATGATCCTGATGGTGATAGTGTATATTATAAATGGGATTGGGGTGATGGAACAAATAGTGATTGGGATGGACCATGGAGTTCTGGTGTGGGTGTTGAGGGGAGCCATACCTGGGCTGAGGCAGGTGTTTATCAAGTGAAGGTAAAAGCTAAAGACTCTCATAATGCTTCTAGCGGGTGGTCTCAGCCACTTAATGTTACTGTTAGCAACAGACTATCCAGTGTTTATACAGGGTCAATGTCTATAGGAAGTAGTGGAATGTGTTCTAATTCAGTTTTGCTTAAAAAAACTGCTAAAATAGAGTTTTACACAGGTATTTTATTAATCTGATAACTTTTATATAGTAAATTATATATAGTAGGTAGGATAAGTATTAAATAGAAATAAATATATATTCCTCAATAAAAATATATGAAGGGATATTAAATGGGGAAAAATACAACCATAAACATGAGATTAGGATATATAATAAACAAGCATACACCAGCTAAGTTCATCAGCATATTAATGGTATTTCTAATGGTTTCAACTGTTTTTTCATCAACGGTATTCGCAGAGAAACCGGTGGATAAAATAAAAGAAAAAGTCACAGAGATAATAGGTAAAATCTCTGATAAAGCTAAGGAGTTGGTTCAAGAAATTACTGATAGAGGATCAGATAACCCTCTCATGGGTAGTGTTTTTAGAGAAATGTCTCTGTTTAAACGTGAGTCTATTCTGTCTCTTGTTACTAACTATAATGGTACCGTTAAGTCTACGCGTTTTAGATTGTTTTTACCTACTGTGTTGGATGTGGATGGTGATGGTAAGAAGGATGTTCGCGTCTGGGTTTTCCGTAGGCCTGGTGTTGATTTTAGTCCGCCTGCTGTTTGTCTTAAGACGACTTTAGTGGTTCGTCGTCTTAATGATGATATTAAGAGTGGTCCTTTTGAGATATACCTTGATTACACACCGAAGATAGTATCAAAACTTTTAAAAACTTCACTACCTAACTTTAGAATAGGTTATCAGACTCCAGATGGTAAAGAAGTACCTAAAACTTGTATAGTTACTCATAAGAGTATTCCCCATTTGATATATCCGAGGCTACAAACTACTCATAGGGTAGGTATAAACCCAGTTTCTATAGTTGGAAAGAGTGACAGTCAGTTGAATCTTTTGTTCTCTATTGTAAATGAAACAGATGAATCCAAATTAACAATACAGGTTAATCATAGTCCTGCTGTTAAAAATGAGATATCCTTTAGTTTAAAAAAGGAACATTTTGTTAGACTAAGAGGAAGAACAATAGATATCATTAGGCAAAATGTTGTAGACTCAAATGTTACGCTTCTTATAAAAGATATAATAGGAAATGATGAAGGTTCTTTAAGCATAAAAAATATTCCTAAGCAAATTTCTTTATCTTGGCTTCTTGGTATAAGAAATGGATACATAGATATTAATACATATGGATATGGAACAGGCAATGTTGAGGCCACAGTTAATAATGCTTTAAAAGTTGGTTTCATACCTGAAACAGGTTTAGATTTTCACCTTGGATGGAGAACCCCTGGTATCAGAAAAATAAAGAAAGGCGTAGATTCTGATATCACCTTTAATACCTACGGTTCTGCCGTTCTGTCAAATCTGTATATGTTTGTGCCTGACTCAATTAATTTAACTGCATCCTTACTTTCATTAAAACTAGGAGTTAAAAGTGAAGTAGGCGGGTTTGTGTTAAAACCATTTGGTGCAGATAATTTACTAGTTAATGTAACAAATGCTGAGGTTACACTTAAGGATTGTAACGTCGATTTTAAAATACCTGAGACGCCTGATAAACCCAAAGTTTCAATTGTTAATCCAAAAGATGGCGATGAAGTTGAAAAAACTATCATAATAAGTGGTATTACTGTTCCTGCTGATAAAAAAATTAAGATGGTTCAAATATGGATAGATGATGGCGAAAAGATTAATCTATCAGTTGACGCAGATGGTAACTGGTCTTATGGTTGGAATACCCTTGGGTTAGTTCCTAATGGTGAACATACAATCAGTGCAATAAGTATTGATGAAGGTGGAAAAGTATCTGACGAGGACAAAGTTACTATTACAGTAAATAACGAAGGTGGAAACTGGTATCCGACCGTGGATATAAAATCTCCTTATAACCTTCAACTAGTATCTGGAGTTGTTTACGTTAATGGTACAGCTAGTGATAAGAACAATGACCCTCTAAAAGTATACTTGGATATAAAAAATATTTTAGACAAA
Above is a window of Candidatus Thermoplasmatota archaeon DNA encoding:
- a CDS encoding glycosyltransferase family protein, which codes for MKIIYGVCSWGLGHATRSLPVIRKLIDEDNDLTIISSGRSLELLKKELGEDIEYIDMPDYPMLLSENARQFMAKSMIYWPKFISGMRKGLRQLTKMLETRKCDRIISDARYEIYSRKIPSFFISHQMRIMNPLRIKMLESGSEIFNLFFFRRYCGVIVPDYKDDNLSGDLSHNLKKIDEDKLHYVGVLSDFKKTDVKKDIDYLISISGPEPQRTLLEKKLLSQINQLDGKIVVTLGKTEKKDNDVGKNVEIYSFLTKDKREDFLNRAKLVVSRSGYSTILDLAVIGTKALMTPTPGQIEQEYLAEYHNKKGSFYSVSQDKIDLKRDTITAKKTTGITRKCDVDKSVENIIRIINSVDKSPFQ
- a CDS encoding PKD domain-containing protein; protein product: MKINKMKKTVALIMILGFFVATIASANAGVYGNRPPNNPQTPEGPTGGGMIFNRVVAGNSYTYTTITNDPDGDSVYYKWDWGDGTNSDWDGPWSSGVGVEGSHTWAEAGVYQVKVKAKDSHNASSGWSQPLNVTVSNRLSSVYTGSMSIGSSGMCSNSVLLKKTAKIEFYTGILLI
- the pyrF gene encoding orotidine-5'-phosphate decarboxylase, which codes for MGFKEKLLNIVHENDSLVCVGLDIDQEKMPKFLFDTSKDPFFDFNKSIIDETKDLVCAYKLNMAFYEILGLEGFKLLEKTVKHIPRNVVVILDGKRNDIGNTAKKYAKSLFETYKADAVTVNPYLGIDGVKPFLEYKDKCSFILCRTSNPSAVDFQDLKTQGKPLYQMVAEKIKEWNKIGYCGAVVGATYQDELKIIRGILGDNIPLLIPGIGKQGGDVEKTVRYGANRDGEMAVINSSREIIFAGDKEDFAEKSRDRASSLRKEINKYR